Proteins from a genomic interval of Dasania marina DSM 21967:
- a CDS encoding HDOD domain-containing protein: protein MAVPAATEKVLQQNNTHYALVEAVNPHPDALTLKSTVLQDGSGKVQIISAANSLLDIDRLNTEVKRQLSASTKAEIKELCEKYELDECPSVPGVLPLYTIVDQSVLDAQEVQMATGHNEQTIYVSVADFKNLCANVTYMTATVDLDKLQSTTLDHAKDVDEITSAIANFTQLRIKQRLEETLEFPPLPSTAQRIIKLRVDPNADIQDLTDIVEADPSLAAQVVSWASSPYYAAPGKIKSVHDAIVRVLGFDLVLNLSLGLSLGKTLSMPKDSVSGFSPYWEQAVYTATAVEALVSAISPKERPAMGVTYLSGLLHNFGHLILAEVFPPQFSNICRLQEANPYSNHNHIDRHVLGVTREQLGSWLMRLWSMPDEVCTAIRFQNEPNYVGEDFVHANLLYVASRLLRKHRIGDAPLEDIPAEVYQRINLDPVKAEETIEKLLESTAELNMMVSNMGG, encoded by the coding sequence ATGGCTGTACCTGCCGCCACTGAAAAAGTGCTACAACAAAACAATACTCACTACGCATTGGTAGAAGCCGTGAATCCACACCCAGATGCCCTCACTCTTAAGTCTACGGTACTGCAAGATGGCAGCGGCAAAGTGCAAATTATCAGCGCTGCCAATAGCCTGTTAGACATAGACCGCCTCAACACGGAAGTTAAACGCCAACTCAGCGCCAGCACCAAGGCTGAAATAAAAGAGCTGTGTGAAAAGTATGAATTAGACGAATGCCCCAGCGTGCCCGGCGTGCTGCCGCTATACACCATCGTCGACCAGAGCGTGTTAGATGCACAAGAAGTGCAAATGGCCACCGGCCACAACGAACAAACCATCTATGTGAGCGTGGCCGATTTTAAAAACCTTTGCGCCAATGTCACCTATATGACCGCCACCGTGGACTTGGATAAACTGCAAAGCACTACCCTAGACCACGCCAAAGATGTAGACGAAATCACCTCCGCCATTGCTAACTTTACCCAACTACGTATTAAACAACGCTTGGAAGAAACCTTAGAGTTCCCCCCGCTGCCCAGCACCGCACAACGCATTATTAAACTGCGGGTAGACCCCAATGCCGATATACAAGACTTAACCGATATCGTTGAGGCCGATCCCTCACTGGCGGCACAAGTCGTTAGCTGGGCCTCATCGCCCTATTACGCCGCCCCTGGTAAAATTAAATCGGTACACGATGCCATCGTCCGGGTGCTGGGTTTTGACTTGGTATTAAACTTATCGCTGGGTTTGTCCTTAGGTAAAACGCTGAGCATGCCTAAAGATTCCGTCAGTGGCTTTAGCCCCTATTGGGAGCAAGCGGTATACACTGCCACGGCAGTAGAGGCATTGGTTAGCGCCATCAGCCCCAAAGAGCGCCCCGCCATGGGCGTGACTTACCTCTCCGGCTTGCTGCACAATTTTGGCCACCTTATTTTGGCTGAAGTATTCCCGCCGCAATTCTCCAACATTTGTCGTCTGCAAGAAGCTAACCCCTACAGCAACCACAACCACATAGACCGCCACGTACTGGGTGTAACCCGTGAGCAATTAGGCAGCTGGTTAATGCGCCTGTGGAGCATGCCCGACGAAGTGTGCACCGCCATACGCTTTCAAAACGAGCCCAATTACGTAGGCGAAGACTTTGTACACGCCAACCTGCTCTACGTTGCCAGCCGCTTACTGCGCAAACATCGTATAGGCGACGCGCCTTTAGAAGACATCCCCGCCGAAGTCTACCAACGCATCAACCTAGACCCGGTTAAAGCTGAAGAGACGATAGAAAAATTATTAGAATCTACGGCTGAGCTGAATATGATGGTGAGTAATATGGGGGGGTAG
- a CDS encoding YkgJ family cysteine cluster protein — MAINTKNTANTEVTCSNCQACCCRLEVMIITDTGVPDRHIARDKWGAETMLRLEDGWCSALDRDTMMCSIYENRPWICREFEMGSYECRDERAVHLIIKVASD; from the coding sequence ATGGCCATTAACACCAAAAATACAGCCAACACCGAAGTCACTTGCTCCAATTGCCAGGCTTGTTGTTGTCGTTTAGAAGTGATGATTATCACTGATACCGGTGTTCCCGATAGGCATATTGCACGCGATAAATGGGGCGCAGAAACCATGCTGCGTTTAGAGGATGGTTGGTGCTCGGCGTTAGATCGCGACACCATGATGTGTTCAATTTATGAAAACCGGCCTTGGATTTGCCGAGAATTCGAAATGGGCTCCTATGAATGCCGCGATGAAAGAGCGGTGCATTTGATAATAAAAGTCGCTAGTGATTAA